A genomic stretch from uncultured Pseudodesulfovibrio sp. includes:
- a CDS encoding protein-glutamate O-methyltransferase — protein MNKAMQVNQSQMGDTEFKRFSELIHTEFGIKMPPTKRVLLQSRFQKRLRVLGMSSYKEYCDYVFSDKGREQERSHLIDVVTTNTTHFFREPKHWDIMNNSVLPELWSRGIGRNGDLRIWSAGCSSGEEPYTLGMVLHEWSTTHHGFKFSILATDISQKILSEASNAVYSIEKVDDVPMQYKKKYMLKSKDKKLVKMDSILRNKVSFQRLNFMEDFKLPHQQDIIFCRNVVIYFDRATQATLFSKFCNNLKTGGYLFIGHSESLSGLTLPIRQVAPTVFQRL, from the coding sequence ATGAATAAAGCCATGCAGGTCAATCAGTCCCAGATGGGCGATACCGAATTCAAACGTTTCAGCGAACTCATCCACACCGAATTCGGCATCAAGATGCCGCCGACCAAACGCGTGCTCCTGCAAAGCCGCTTTCAGAAACGCCTCCGTGTTCTGGGAATGTCCTCTTACAAAGAGTATTGCGACTACGTTTTTTCCGACAAGGGTCGAGAACAGGAACGATCCCACCTCATCGACGTCGTCACAACCAACACCACACATTTTTTCCGTGAGCCCAAGCATTGGGATATCATGAACAATTCGGTTCTGCCGGAACTCTGGAGTCGTGGCATCGGGAGAAACGGCGATCTGCGAATATGGTCTGCAGGGTGTTCCAGCGGAGAAGAACCGTACACGCTGGGCATGGTCCTCCACGAATGGTCCACCACGCACCACGGCTTCAAATTTTCCATCCTTGCCACCGACATTTCCCAGAAGATCCTCTCGGAAGCCAGCAACGCCGTCTATTCCATTGAGAAGGTGGATGACGTGCCCATGCAGTACAAGAAAAAGTACATGCTCAAATCCAAGGACAAGAAACTGGTCAAAATGGATTCGATCCTTCGCAACAAGGTATCGTTCCAGCGGCTTAATTTCATGGAGGACTTCAAACTCCCCCATCAGCAGGACATCATCTTCTGCCGCAACGTGGTAATCTATTTTGACAGGGCGACCCAGGCCACACTGTTCAGCAAGTTCTGCAACAATCTCAAGACGGGCGGCTATCTGTTCATCGGCCACTCCGAGAGCCTGTCCGGCCTGACTCTTCCCATCAGACAGGTGGCACCGACAGTTTTCCAACGGTTGTAA